A stretch of the Massilia sp. W12 genome encodes the following:
- a CDS encoding EAL domain-containing protein, which yields MLSSPFSAPDASRELDSLMEAAGDVVLRLNTRAEIIHISRRGAEILLFDNQRSPHDKNEVQLAARQSLHGKAFSQLLHEEEQDVFQAALVAAIGQGRSDRVDVRISTPEQYLWLELQLAVYLNRESTLEILAVGRDISAQKATEERLRHMATHDALTGLPNRLLLSDRLRMTIARAKRSNQGFAVAMLDLDGFKKVNDVLGHPVGDDLLRVATMRLAKALRDSDTLARVGGDEFVALLPGATSEAEIKIISGRLIAAVQSPFEVDGHTIYIGASVGVALYPEHGDDEVKLLAHADSALYRAKETGKARCVIYSPQQSPPPEHDITLEAAMFHAVREGEFLLYYQPIVDAQTRQIQGFETLMRWLHPNLGMVSPLHFVPLAEANGLINLLGAWALKSACMQLKSFEEVAKRPLYISVNVSPRQFRNDQFLRVLDEAIAYSGIPGEKVLLEITEGTLMIDPEHAQLVLNNMIARAVRIAIDDFGTGYSSLAYLKRFPISVLKIDRAFIKDLPASTKDAAICHAVLDLAKHLDLAVVAEGIESELQMSFMSERGCQYVQGYLTGKPMPPHVALEALKEKTYASILTSMGRPT from the coding sequence ATGCTATCCAGCCCTTTTTCTGCGCCCGACGCCAGCCGTGAGTTGGACAGCCTGATGGAAGCTGCAGGCGATGTCGTGCTGCGCCTGAACACCCGCGCTGAAATCATCCATATTTCGCGACGCGGTGCGGAAATCCTGTTATTCGACAATCAACGTTCCCCGCATGACAAAAATGAAGTGCAGCTGGCCGCGCGCCAATCGCTGCATGGCAAAGCCTTCTCCCAACTCTTGCATGAAGAAGAACAGGATGTATTTCAAGCCGCCCTGGTGGCGGCGATCGGTCAGGGGCGTTCAGACCGGGTCGATGTGCGCATTTCCACACCGGAGCAATATCTGTGGCTGGAATTGCAGCTGGCGGTGTATTTAAACCGTGAGAGCACGCTGGAAATCCTGGCGGTGGGGCGCGATATCTCAGCGCAAAAAGCCACTGAAGAGCGCTTGCGCCATATGGCCACGCATGACGCCCTGACCGGCTTACCCAACCGCCTCTTGCTGTCTGACCGTTTGCGCATGACGATTGCGCGCGCCAAACGCAGTAACCAGGGCTTTGCGGTGGCGATGTTGGACTTGGATGGCTTCAAGAAAGTCAATGATGTGCTGGGCCATCCGGTGGGCGATGATTTGCTGCGGGTGGCGACGATGCGTTTGGCCAAAGCCCTGCGCGACTCGGACACACTGGCGCGGGTGGGCGGCGATGAATTCGTCGCCCTGCTGCCCGGCGCCACCAGCGAGGCGGAAATCAAGATCATCTCGGGGCGCTTGATCGCCGCCGTGCAATCGCCATTCGAGGTGGACGGGCATACGATTTATATCGGCGCCTCGGTCGGCGTGGCGCTCTACCCGGAACACGGGGATGATGAAGTCAAGCTGCTGGCGCATGCCGATTCCGCACTGTACCGCGCCAAGGAAACCGGCAAGGCGCGCTGTGTGATTTACAGCCCGCAGCAAAGTCCGCCGCCGGAGCACGATATCACGCTGGAAGCGGCCATGTTCCATGCGGTGCGCGAAGGCGAATTTTTACTGTATTACCAGCCGATTGTGGATGCGCAAACGCGCCAGATCCAGGGGTTTGAGACGCTCATGCGCTGGTTGCATCCGAATCTGGGCATGGTTTCGCCGCTGCATTTTGTGCCGCTGGCTGAGGCCAATGGTTTGATCAATCTGCTCGGCGCCTGGGCCTTGAAATCGGCTTGCATGCAGCTCAAAAGCTTTGAGGAAGTGGCCAAACGCCCGCTGTATATCTCTGTCAATGTCAGTCCGCGCCAGTTCCGCAATGATCAATTTTTGCGCGTGCTTGATGAAGCCATCGCCTATTCCGGCATCCCCGGTGAGAAAGTGCTGCTGGAAATCACTGAGGGCACCCTGATGATTGATCCGGAACATGCGCAGCTGGTGTTAAACAATATGATTGCGCGCGCGGTGCGGATTGCGATTGATGATTTCGGCACCGGCTATTCTTCTCTGGCGTATTTGAAACGTTTTCCGATCTCTGTGTTGAAAATTGATCGTGCTTTCATCAAAGACTTGCCGGCATCCACCAAAGATGCGGCGATTTGCCATGCTGTGCTGGATCTGGCCAAACATCTGGATCTTGCGGTGGTGGCCGAAGGCATCGAAAGTGAGTTGCAAATGTCATTTATGTCAGAACGCGGCTGCCAGTATGTGCAAGGTTATCTGACCGGCAAGCCGATGCCGCCGCATGTGGCGCTGGAGGCGCTGAAAGAAAAAACCTATGCCTCCATTCTGACTTCGATGGGAAGGCCGACATGA